From a single Sediminibacterium sp. KACHI17 genomic region:
- a CDS encoding VTT domain-containing protein yields MLQILLSDFHWSQLLQPQFYIEHGGLWLILFVVFAETGLFVGFFLPGDSLLFVAGIYSSNLANEFIPTGNEYLDLLLLMLLISAAGIAGNTVGYWFGRKVGPAMYNWKENILFKRKYLEQAHEFYEKHGGGAIIVARFIPIVRTFAPIVAGIVQMDKKKFVFFNIIGCLAWVFSMLFAGHFLQKWILNQFGFDLKDHLEVIVLGIVLVTTAPVFIKLFAGKKKDNKEA; encoded by the coding sequence ATGTTACAAATATTATTATCTGATTTTCACTGGAGTCAATTACTACAACCTCAGTTTTACATTGAACATGGAGGACTCTGGCTCATTTTATTTGTGGTTTTTGCAGAAACCGGTTTATTTGTAGGCTTCTTTTTACCGGGTGATAGTCTTCTGTTTGTTGCCGGTATCTACAGCAGTAACCTGGCAAATGAATTTATTCCTACCGGAAATGAATACCTGGATCTTTTATTATTGATGTTACTTATTTCCGCAGCCGGTATCGCCGGAAATACAGTCGGGTATTGGTTTGGACGAAAAGTTGGTCCGGCCATGTATAACTGGAAAGAAAATATACTCTTCAAAAGAAAATACCTCGAACAAGCACATGAGTTTTATGAGAAACATGGTGGTGGTGCCATCATTGTTGCTCGTTTTATTCCTATTGTAAGAACCTTCGCACCGATTGTGGCAGGTATCGTTCAGATGGATAAAAAGAAATTTGTGTTCTTTAATATTATCGGATGCTTGGCATGGGTATTCAGTATGTTGTTTGCGGGACATTTTCTGCAAAAATGGATATTGAATCAATTTGGTTTTGATCTGAAAGATCATCTGGAGGTAATTGTATTGGGTATTGTGCTGGTCACAACCGCACCGGTATTCATTAAACTGTTTGCAGGAAAAAAGAAGGATAACAAAGAAGCGTAA